The stretch of DNA TTTTTCATCACATGATCTATAAGCTCCTGATTTTTACTTGAACCCTCGCGAAGGCTTAACAAATTTATGCGTTCATGTTCGTTAAGACCCTCCATGCGAGCATAGAAATAGCTTGAGCCCCACATATCCTGCAATATCCAGCGCGACTCTCGCTCACCAATAGCGATCACAGAATTTCCATAGACCCAAAACGATGCAAAAGAAGCAATTAAAATCCCGCTGAGCACCAGAAACCTGATCTTCATCCTACACACCATATTTAAATAAGCACTTCTTCCAGCTTTGAAATTTCACTCTTGTAATCTGACCCTTTGCCCAGCGTTTCGTTTTTCCGAAACGGACTCGAGAAATAATCTATCACTGGCCTCATTGTGGTCTCCGGTCGGTTTACCGAAGATGCGAAGGCCTTCACGCAGGGCAGGAATTCGCAATTGATCGAAAGCGCCGAGCTGAACAACATGAATTTTGAAAGCCGCAGCAAAAAGGGGACAGGTTTATTTTCTGATGCCGGCTCGCAGCTCGGCGTCCCCCACCAGCTTACCTCGGTCCTGCCGACAGGTTTCGCCTTGCACGGCGAGTCACTTTTTCTTGTCTGGCCAAGAGCGAGGTAGCCTGGAAGTGACGCGTGGAAAAGGCTTCGCCGTTTTCCACCCCACCTTCGGTAACGTCGATGCGTCGGCGGTTCGGGCGGTTGAGATGGCGTAGGGTGAATAACGCTTTGCTTATCCACCGATACGAAATCACCGCCAACACCAAGCTCAAGGATGAGCCGACATGTCTCGGTACCGCCCTCGCCCAAGCGACAGCTCACGGCTGACCTGCGTTACCGCCACACGCTTTAATTTTTCTAACGGCAAGGATCGCGCATGTTTCACATCGTTCTGCGCTACAGATACTGGGCTTTTTATATCATCGTCATAGCGATTGCTCTTAAATACTGCTCTGCCATGACTGACTCATATTTGCTAAAGCGATTCCCAGCAGGATTAGCAGACGGCGGTATCATCCTGAGTGAACGTCCATTTTTTGGGTATTGCGGCGTAGCGATAGTAGAGTTAGATGACAACACTTTGATGGGAATTAGAAAAAACGGGGTGATCTTCCTGAACGAGCGCCGCCAGGCGAGTCATGGTGACAAACATTCCCTAACTTTTAGTGAATGGAGCGAGACACCCCCACCGCACAATTGGACATCAGAAGGTACCGACTCCTGGCTATCTTGTGATGGAAGTTCGTACGACAAAATCAAGAACGAATTTCCTCAGATAACCAAACTAATCATGACATCCGGTTCCTTCTATACAAGCAACGACCATAACAGGCTGGTTCTATTCCCAGCACTCAAGATTGCCATTCTTACCAACTTCTAATATCAATCAGTCTGAAGATCGCAATGAAAAATGCGCAAAGAGGCAGCCTGTAAATAGCGCGTGGAAAAGGCTTCGCCGTTTTCCACCCTACGCTCTGGCAACGTCGATGCGTCGGCGGTGTAGACGGGTGAGATGGCGTAGGGTGGATAACGCTTTTCTTATCCACCGAAACTACAGCCAACACCCCGCTCAAGGATGAGCCGCATGTCTCGATACCGCCGCGCCCAGGTGCCGGGTGGCACCTATTTCTTCACGGTCAATTTGCGTAACCGCCGAAGCGATCTTCTAGTCCGTCACATTGACCTTCTCCGCGAAACGGTCCGCGCCACGCGTTTGCGCCACCCGTTCCATATCGATGCCTGGGTGGTCCTGCCGGATCACATGCATTGCGTCTGGACGCTACCTGATGGCGACGCTGATTTCGCTTTGCGCTGGAAGGTCATCAAGTTTGCGTTTGCAAGGCGGCTCCCGAAAACGGAGGTGCTGACGGCAACCCAACGATCCCGTGGTGAGCGAGGGATATGGCAACGACGCTATTGGGAACATCTGATTCGTGACGAACGCGATTACCGCCACCACGTCGATTATGTTCACCTCAACCCGCTGAAACATGGGTGGGTTACTCGCGTCGCCGATTGGCCTTACTCAAGTTTCCATCGCGCCGTCACAGCTGGCCTTTATCCCTCCGACTGGGGCGGCGAGGCGAGATAGCTGGGAAGCGAGCAGCCTGGAAGTGACGCGTGGAAAAGGCTTCGCCGTTTTCCACCCTACGGATCCGGGGCGCTACCTGTATTAGGCAGTACCTCATTCACCCGCTCGGTAGCGCCATCAACCGATCTCTCCATTCAAGCTCTCGCATACAACCGAAGCACTCCTCGGGCTTGGGCAGCTTCCCGATGAACGCTGCAATGCTCAGGGGAAACATGGGCGTTAATAAGATCGCCTTTTCCGCCGTGAGCAGGCTATCGAAAAGAAGCTATCCACCGAGGGACAGCTTCGACTCCTATCCACGGCCTATCGCCACATGCGGCGGCAGCCCTACCGTAAAGCAACATGGCTCAGGTCGTGGTCATGCAACGGCCCGGGCTGCAACTCCTCAGGAAGCTTCGTCTTCTACAACGTCCGACGCATGCGCGGCGCTATCGGATAGCACTTAATTCAAAGCGCCCCAATTTTCTGCAAGTACTTCTCAAGCTTATTGGCTTCGTTGTAAGAATCCCCTCGATCCCATATCTGATCTATTCGAGCCGCCAATTTCAGATTTTTGCCGTTATCGGTCATGTTCGCGACCATCACCAGCTGGTTATAGATGTGACGCATATCGCCGCCATAGCCCGGGCCCATCGAATGCCACTCACCATTTTTGGTGAAGTAGACAACGTCATCCACTACGCGGATCGACGCGGCATCGACCTTGTCCATGTCTTCCTTGAACTCATCCTGATCCTGGTTAGGCACCCGCATAAGACCCGCTTCTCCATCCGGGGTCTTATCCGCCCAGGTTCGTGGCTTCGGTGGGTCCATGTAGGCCTTCATCCTGCCCAGATCGTTGTAGTCATCAGTCGCCCCGAGCACCCGATCCATCTCCGTCGCCCGCGCCTTATAGTCCTCCCTCGTCGGGTCGGCTATATCGTGCAATCCTTTCAGATAGCGAATGATTTCCGTATTGGTATCGTTTGTATCGGATATTCTTTGCTTAATGCCATCTTTAACAAAAACGACTGATCGCCCATCATCAGATATGGCAATAGTCCCCACATCCACTCTATCAATATCCTCAATAAAATCGCTCGACGTACCAACTTCGTTATGATTCACACTGCCACGTTCATTATACGTGGTGCCAAATGTAGCGGGCTCCTCACCGTATTCCTTCGGAAATTTCTCCACGAGGTGCTCACGAAGCGTCTCGATACCATTATAGTCATCGCCCTTATTGTGCAGATCTGTAACTTCCTTGGCGATTTTTTTATCTATATTTTTACCGTCAGGGCGAATCAGATTGTGCAAGTCACGCAAGTAGGTATATATGTCCTTAGCATTGTCGCCATCCAGAATTCCGTGATTCTCCGTATCCAACATCCACTCTTTACCATCCTTAACAAAATAGATAACGCTACTGTCCTCTGGATCCAGCCTTATCGTATCGA from Pseudomonas sp. DNDY-54 encodes:
- a CDS encoding REP-associated tyrosine transposase — encoded protein: MSRYRRAQVPGGTYFFTVNLRNRRSDLLVRHIDLLRETVRATRLRHPFHIDAWVVLPDHMHCVWTLPDGDADFALRWKVIKFAFARRLPKTEVLTATQRSRGERGIWQRRYWEHLIRDERDYRHHVDYVHLNPLKHGWVTRVADWPYSSFHRAVTAGLYPSDWGGEAR